In the Sandaracinus amylolyticus genome, CTCGCGTCCTTCGATGCCGCGCGTGAGCACGAGACGGCGCACGCGGAGCTCGCCGTCGTGCTCGCGCTCGTCGCGCGTGGTGGTCGTGGTGATCGGCGGGGGCGGCGTCGGCGCGGCGGGCGCTTCGACGCGCGTCGTGGTCGTCGTCGTGCGCACGACCTGGGTGCGCGGCGCGTGGTCGTCGGCACGCGCGAAGGTGGCGGCCCCGATCGCGACGCCCGCACCACCACACGCCAGCGCCATCACCGTCGCGATCACGATCGTCTTCCTCATCGCATCCTCCTGCCGAGGGCGATGAGCAGCAGGCCTGCCAAACGCGCGTGCCCCGAGAAACACGGGGTTTCTCGGGGCACTCTCGATACGCGTCGTGCTCGTGGGGACACGCGGCGCGCGTCTCGTCGGAGACGATCCACGGCGCGCTCGGCGACGGCCGTTCGAAGCTCAGCCGCGCAGCGCCGTCGCGATCAGCTTCGGCAGCTTCGCCACCGACGGCCGTCCCTCGAAGTCCGTGAGGATCGGCCCGAGCTGGTGCAGCGTCTTGTGATCGGGGAACCACGCCGGCGTCGGGTTGATGCGGAACGGCGCGCGCACGATCGACTTCTGCGGGTGATCGATCAGCAGCGCGTTGTGCACGAAGCCGCGGCCCGAGCGGATGTCCTCGAGGGGATGGCCGGGGTACGCGCCCCACGTGGGCACCACGAGTCCGTAGATGACCCCGGCCCACACGTTCACGCCGATGCCGCCGTAGCGCAGGCCCGCGAGCGCCGCGTCGAGCGAGGCCGCGTTCTCCTTCTGCGTCTTCGGGTCGATCAGCATCATGCAGCTGAGCGTCCCCCAGCACTCGTCGTTCGCGAACTCCGTCATCGCCGCGAGGAAGCCCGACGCGGTCGACTCGTCGAGCGACGTCTCCGCGAGCACGCCGCAGAACGCCTCGTTGCTGAGCGCGTACTCGCTGCCGTCCGGCGCGACGTCGGGGATCACGGTCCACGGCACCACGTCGCGCCCGCGCTCCGAGAGCGGCTTGCTCTGCGGGTACGCGTCGAGGAAGCCCTGATAGCGCTCCTGCGCGCCGGGGTAGTACGCCTTGCGCGGCGGCGTGCGCTCGAGCGCCTCGTGCACGAGGTCGAGGAAGCGCTGGCGCTCGGGCCAGCCCTTCGCGGTCACCACGACCTTGCACGCGTTGCAGTTGAAGCTCGCGTTGTTCGCGACCATCCCCGCGACGTGGCGCGCCTGGAAGCGCAGGTCGTCCTCGCTCCACGCGCCGGGCACCACGAGGCAGGGCGTGACCGCACCGAGCTCGCTGGTGATCGGCTTCTTGAGCTTCGGCGTGCCCGCCTTCTTGTTCCGCTCCTGCTCGGCGCGCGTCGAGCCCCACACGATCGCGTCGTGGGTGCGATCCGATCCCGTCATGTGGATCGTGTCGACCTCGGGGTGGTTGCAGAGGTGCGAGCCGACCTCGGCGCCACCACGCACGACCGCGAAGTAGCCGGCGTCGAGCAGCGGGCGGAACGCCTGCTCCCAGAAGGGCTGCAGGTATGCGTTCACCGGGTTCGTCTTGACGATGCAGACCTCGTCCTCGACGAACAGCTTGTAGAGCGCGTCCATGGGCCCGATCGACGCGACGTTGCCGGCGCCGAGGACGAGCGAGAGCTTGCCGTCGCGCTCGCCCACGCCGCGCTTCTTCTTCGCGCGGTAGATCGCGCCCTGCGTCGCGGCCTTGCCGGGCTCGATCCAGACCTCGGCCGAGAAGCCGGTGAAGAGGAGCCGATCGATGAGGCCCTGGGGGAACACCTTCGCGACGAGCTGACCGTCGGGGCGCGACCACACCTTCGGCAGCGCCGGCTCGCCGTCGGCGTGCATCGCCTCCAGCAGCAGGCGGACGTTGCGGACCGTCGTCATCGGACCGCCGAGCCACTCCTCGCCGGCACGCGGGCTCTGGGGATCGATGCCCTTCGCGTCGCACGCGGCGCGCACCCACTCGTGCGCGATCGCGAGCGTGGAGTCGATGCAGCGATCGAGCAGGCGGGCGCGCTCGCGGAGCGAGACGCGCGGCCACTCGTGCTTGCGCGAGGCGAGACGCGCGACGATGGCGTCGATCTGCGCCATCGGCGTCGAGGAGACGCGCGGCGCGACGGTGGCGAAATCGGGTGACGACATGGGCGGAGATGCTAGCGCAACTGACCCAGGGTCGGCTAGCGACCCGTGATCGTGATGACGGTGCCGCCCTCTTCGTGGGGCTCGACCTCGATCGACCAGTGATGCGCGTCGGCGACCGCGCGCACGATGCGCAGGCCGAGCCCGCGGGCGCGCGCGTTGCCCTCGCCGCGCTCGATCGGGCCGCGCAGGACGCGCTCGATGCGCGCGACGTCGGCGTGCTCTCCGTCGTCGGCGACCGCGATGCGGAAGCCGCCCTGCGGGCGCGCGTCGAGCGTGAGCGCGACGTGCCCTTCGCGTCCTCCGCGGCGCGAAGCGCCGTGGCGGATCGCGTTGTGGACGAGGTTGCTGAGCGCGCGCTCGACGAGGATGTCGTCGCCCTCGATCGTCACCGCGCGCGAGGGCACCGCGTGCTCGAGCACCACACCCTGGGCGCGCGCGAGCGGCGCATGCCTCGCCGCGACGCGCTCGACCAGCGCGCGCAGGTCGACGGCGTGCTTCTCGACGTGGGGCTGTCCGCTCGCGAAGCGCGCCGCGGCCGCCATGTTCGAGACCAGCTGGCCGAGGTACTCGTGCTCGGCGAGCAGCGGCTCGAGGGCGCTCGGCTCGATGCGCTCGCCCGCGCGCACCCGCGCATCGAGCTCGGCGAGGCGGCTCTGGATCACGGTGAGCGGGATCGCGAGATCGTGCGTCGTGGCGTCGACGTACGCGGTGAGGGCGCGATCGCGCTCCTCGAGACGCGCGACGTGATCGCGCACGCGCTGGCTCGCGTCGTCGAGCGCGCGCGCGACCCGACCGATCTCGTCGGTGCCCGCGACGCCGTGCGGGACGGTGAACCCGATTCCGTCGGACGCGCGCACCGCCTTCGCGAGACGACGCAGCCGCGCGAGGGGCGGGCCCAATGCGATCAGCGCGACGACGAGCGCGAGGCCGAGCACCGCCGCCGAGCCCGCGAGATCACGACGCAAGATGCGCTGCCCGAGCGCAGGACGCGCGCCCGGCGTCTCGATCACCAGGACCACGCACGGCCCCTCGTCCCACGGCATGCGCACCGCGAGCGCACCGTCGCGCCGGCGCTCGCCCTCGATCTCGACGATGCCGAGATCGCTCGACTCGAGCGCGTCGCGCACCTCGGGGTCGAGCCGAGGCGCGTGGGGATGCGCGGGCGTGAACGACGCGTCGTACGCCTCGACGCGGCCGTGCTCGATCAGCGGACCGCGGTGGCGACGGCCGTGATGACGGCGCCCGAGCGTGAAGCGCGTGGGGTCCGCCTCGCAGCGCGCGCGCCCTCCCCCGTCCTCCATGCGCGCGACGATCGCCTCGCGCGTCGCCTCGAGAGCAGCCTGCCTCCGCGTGCTCCACGTGCCCCAGAGCACCAGCGCGATCGCGGGCAGCGCGAACACCGCGAACGCGAGCACCACGCGGGTCCGGACGCTCATCGATCGATCTCGAGTCGGTAGCCGATGCCCCACACCGTCGCGATGCGCTTGCCCTCGGCGCCGAGCTTCTTGCGCAGCCGCGAGACGTGCACGTCGAGCGTGCGCTCACCGCCTTCGCGCCCGGGGTCGAGCGCTTCCTCGACGAGCTCGGCGCGCGAGACCGCGTGTCCGGCGCGGCGCGCGAGCGTCGCGAGGACGTCGAGCTCGGCGCGCGTGAGCTCCACCGGCTCTCCGTCGACGCGCACCCGGCGTGCGTCGAGATCCACTTCGATCGCGCCGGCGCGCACCACGGCGTCGCCTTCGCGGCGCATGCCGGGACGACGGAGGCGCGCGCGGATGCGCGCGAGGAGCTCGTCGGGCCAGAACGGCTTGGTCACGTAGTCGTCGGCGCCGAGCGAGAGGCCGCGCACCTTGTCCGCGGTGTGATCGCGCGCGGTCAGCAGGATCACGGGGACCTCGCTGACCGCGCGGTAGCGCTTGAGGATGTCGAGCCCGTAGGCGTTGGGCAGCACGAGATCGAGGAGCACGAGGTCGTACTCCTCGGGGCTCGCCGCGAGCGCGTCGTCGCCGTCCTTCAGCCACGTGGGCGTGAAGCCCGCGCGCTCGAGCTGGCGCACGATCTCGGCGCCGAGCTCGGGATCGTCTTCGACGACGAGGACGCGCCCGCTCATGAGAGGTCAGATACCACGCGGATCGACGCCGCCCTGCTCGCGGCGCTCACGGCGCATCTCGCGACGCGCGTGGTGGTCGGCGCGGAGCTGCTCGGCCCGCGCGCGCTGCTCGGGCGTGAGCACGGCGTCGATGCGCTCGCGGGTGCGCTCCATGATCGCGCGGTGCTGCTCGCGACGCTCGGGCGAGCGAGGCTGGGCGCGCAGCGCTTCGTGCTCGGCGCGCGCCTGGTCGAACGCCTGGCGCACCAGCGCGACCTGGTTCGCGTCGAGGCCGAGGGCCTGCGTCATGTGCTGCAGGCGCCGCTCGGGATCGCGATGGTGACCGCGACGTCCACCGTGGCAGGGGCGCTCTCCGTCGGCGGGCGGCGTGCCCGCGTCCTGCGCGAGCGCGGGCAGCGAGGCCGCGAACATCGGGAGCGAGAGCGCGGCCGCGAGGAGGAACGAGAGGGACTGCTTCTTCACGTGGTCTTCCTTCCTTGTCGGCGCCCCGAGGGGGCTCGGTGGCGACACGATGAGAGATACGGAAGGCACCTTTCGAGATTCTGAAGCTATCCTCGCGGCGCTGTGACGTGGCGAATTGCGTGGGTCCTGGTGGTGCTCCTCGCGGCGTGTGATCGACCGACGGTCGCGAGCACGCCCCTCGAGAGCTGGTGCGTGTCGCTCGAGACGGCGCTGCGCGATCGACACCTGCTGTGCGAGTGCGACGGCGAGCCGCTCTCCGACGAGGCGCTGACCGCGCGCTGCGAGTCGATGAACGCGCAGTCGCTGCAGACGGCGGTCGACGCGGGCGAGGTGCTGTGGAACGGCGCGCTCGCGACGTCGATCATCCGCAGCCTCGACGACTGCGAGCGCGCGCAGCTGCTCGACGATCCGGTGATCGGCGAGGTGCAGGTCGGCGAGCCGTGCCGCGTGTTCACCGACGTCGCGGGCGTGCCCGACGACTGCGAGCTCGGCGCGCGGTGCATGGCGCCGCTCGGCGGCGGCGAGCTGCGCTGCTCCGAGATCCCGACGTGCACGAGCGACGACGACTGTCTCGCGGGGCGCTGCCTCGACGGCGCGTGCGCCACGCCGGTGTGCGAAGCCGAGCCTCGGATCTGACACGACGCTGCGTCCGTTGCCCTCGACCTCGCCGCCGCGTAGCGTCTGCGGCGAAAGGGGGCAGTCGATGGACGTCGTTCATTCCGCGACCGCGAGGGCCGCGACGGCCGAGCCGTACACGTGCGCGAAGTGCGGGTACTCCGGAGTCGGGCACGCGGTCGCGATCGAGAAGGCCACGATGAAGCAGGGCGGGCTCGTCTTCGGCAACGACCGCGCGGGCGAGATGGCGCGCGACGAGGCCGAGGCGCGCGCGTGGTCCGAGGCGATGTCGGACGTCGCGATGGCCCCATGCCCACGCTGCGGCGCGACCGATGCCGCCGCGTGGCGGAGTTGGATCACGAGGCCCGCGTACCTGCTGAACCTCGCGATCGCGATCGTCACGTTCCTGGCGGGCGGGCTCGCGTGCAGTGCCGTGCTCACGGCCGCGAACCTGCTGAGCGTGGTCTGCGCAGGCGTGATCGGTCTGGGGTTCATCGTCGCCGGCCCGCTGCTCGTGGTCTTGCCGCTCGTGGGCAAGCGCACGTCGACGCGCCGCGTGCGGTTCGAGCCGCCGCGCTGAGCCGGGTCGCGATTCAGTCGAACGTCGCGCGCCAGGTCGGGTGCGCGGCGAGCAGCTCGAGCGCGCGTGTCAGCAGCGTCTTGCCCGGCTCGATCTTCGGCCACGCCGAGAGCCCGCTGGGGTGCGGCAGCGGGATCACGTCGACCTCGCGGTCGTGGAAGCGGGCGCGCGTGCTCGTGCCGACGACGTCCTCGAGCTTCTCGAAGGGGCCGAGCACCTCGGCGATCGCGAGGCGTCCGATCGGGATCACGAGCTCGGGCCGGAGCAGCGCGATCTCGCGCGCGATGAAGGGACGACAGCGCTCGATCTCGTCGGTGCTCGGGAGTCGATCGCCCTTGCTGCCCGACTTGCCCTTGCCCGGGAAGCAGCGCGCGACCGCGGCCATGTAGACGCGCTCGCGATAACGCGCCTCGTCGACGCCGATTCGCTCGGTCCACGAGAAGAGCGTCCTGCCCGCGGTGTGCGCGAAGGGCCGGCCCTTGCTCGCCTCGTGCGGCCCGGGCGCCTGACCGAGCGCGTAGATGCGCGACGTCATCGCGGGGCCGATCACCGAGGGACCGACCACGCCGTCGCAGCGGCGGCACGCGATCACCTCGTCGCGATGCACGCGCAGCTGGCGCAGGACGCGCGCGCTCACTGGGGCTCGGAGGCGACCTCGGCCTCCATCGCCGCGATCTCCGCGGCGACGCTGGGATCGATCGCGGGAGGCGCGCTCGGCGTCGCGAAGAGCTCGGTCTGCACCGGCTCGAGCCCGAGCGCGCGGCGCACCGGACCGAACGAGCGACGGTGGATCGGACACACGCCGAGCTTCGTGATCGCGTCGGTGTGCTCGGCGACCGGATAGCCCTTGTGCTTGGCGAACCCGTAGCCGGGATAGGTGCGATCGAGCTCGTCCATCATCCCGTCGCGCGTCGTCTTCGCGACGATGCTCGCGGCCGCGATCGACACGCTCAGCGCGTCCCCGTGGATGATCGCGCGCTGCGGGATCGCGAGCTCCTTGAGCTTGCGCGCATCGATCAGCAGGTGCTGCGGCACGGTCGCGAGCGCCTCGACGGCGCGACGCATCGCGAGCAGCCCCGCGCGATAGATGTTCACGCGATCGATCTCGTCGGGCGGCACGATGCCGACCGCCCACGCGATCGCGCGCGCCTTGATCTCGATCACCAGCTCGGAGCGCGCCTTCGCATCGAGCTTCTTCGAGTCGTCGACGCCGACGAGCTTGAACCCGACCGGCAGGATCACTGCGCCCGCGACGACCGGCCCGGCGAGCGGGCTCATCCCCGCCTCGTCGACGCCCGCGACGAGCTGCACGCCGGACTCCCAGAGCTCGTTCTCGAAGCGCGAGAGATGCCGCAGCCGCTGCCCCTCGGCGCGGTTCGCGCGCCGTCGCTTCTCGATCGCGGCGAGCAGCGACTTCGCGCCGGGCCGCTCGTCGGCGCGCAGCGCGTTCTCGATCTCCTGCGGCAGCGGCCGCGCCTCGTCGACGTAGCGCTTGCGCAGCTCGGACAGCGTGAGCTTCTTCGGCTCCGACATCGGCCGGACAGGCTACCTCAGGCGACGACCGCGAGCTTCCGCGGATCGCTCGAGCGGCGCACCAATCGCATCCGGTGATCCACGCCGACCATCTCGCCGGGCTCGAGCGCGCACCAGACGTTCTCGCCGTGCAGCGGCTCGCTCGAGAGCACGAGGTGGTTGATCGCGCCGGTCGTCGTCGGCGCTTCGCAGTGCGGCGCGAGGAACGAGCACGACTCGCGATCGGCGCAGCGCTTCTTGTGCGTCGAGAAGTGCAGCTCCTTGCCGCCCTGGTGCGCGACCATCGTCGTGCCGTCGGTGAGGATCACCGTGAGCAGGTTCGGCTTCGCGTCCGCGTCCTGCTGCGCGATGCGATCGACGTCGCGCATCGTCGCTGCGACTGCCGCCATCACGTCGTCGACGTCGCGCGGCGACGAGAGCGGCCCGAGCGCCTCGAGGCGCGTCAGCACCATGAAGAAGATCACTTCGCTGTCGGTCTCGCCGAGCACGAAGCGCCGCAGCCGCGGCGACACTTCCGCGAGGAGCGCATCGCGATCCCGCGCGAACGTCGGCACGTCGCCGTTGTGCGCGAACGTCCAGCGCCCGTACTGGAAGGGATGGCAGTTGAGCACCGTGTGCCCGCCCTGCGTCGCCTTGCGCACGTGCGCGAGCACGGTCTCGCTCGAGACCACGCCGCTCACGCGCTGGAAGAGCGCACACCCGAGCGCGTGCGTCGGACTGCGCGTGACGTGCGGCGCGCCGTCGACGTAGTACGCGACGCCCCAGCCGTCCGGGTGCCGCTCACTCTGTCGTCCGAGCGCGTTGTCCGCGGCGACCAGCGAGCGATGCATCTGCGAGGGGATCACCGAGCGGAACCCGAAGAGACGGCACATTCGGGGCTCAAACCTACGGCCGCGACGCACACCTCGGCAAACGCTCGCGCGCCGTCGCGTTAGAATCGCCGTGCTTTGCGGTCCTCCACGACTCCATTTCTCGCGCTCGCGCTCGTCCTCCTCGCGTGCGAGCCCGACGGCGACACGCCCGACCTGCTCCCGGTGCTCCCGGTCGACGCACGGGTGAGCGAGACGCTCGCGATCGAGCTCCCGGTGCGCAACGACGCGGGTCGCGAGCTGCGCTATCGCGTGTCGATCGAGGGCCCGCCGCTCGCTGCGTTCGAGAGCGTCACGTCGCTCTCGGGATCGCCCGGGCGCGGCGAGTTCCGGTGGACGCCGCTCGCGAGCCACGTGGGACGTCACGAGCTGCTCTTCGAGATCACGTCGCCCTCGGGCGAGCGCTACGACGGCGAGCGCGTCGTCGTGAACGTCGTGCCCTCGGAGGACTCGGCGCCGGTGTTCCTGCGCCCGGGCGCGGGCGGCACCCACGACCTGATGCGCGACCCCTGCGTGCGCTTCGACGTCGAGATCCGCGACGACGACACGCCGGCCGTCGAGATCCGCGAGCGCGCGCCGCTGCCGGAGGGTGCGCTGATCGTGAACGAGGGCGCGAAGAGCGCGCGCTTCGAGTGGTGCCCGACCGGCGATCAGATCGCGGCGAGCGAGCGCTGGACGATCGAGCTCGAGGCCGACGACGGAGATCACCCGCCGGTGCCGCACGACTACGTCGTGGTGCTGCGCACCGGGCCCACGACCGGCTGCCCCGGCGCGGCACCTTCGATCACGCTGGTCACGCCGCTCGAGGGCGAGCGCGTCACGAGCTCGAGCGGATACGAGGTGCGCATCCGCGTGACCGACGACGTGGGCCTGCGCGACGCGCCGCTGCTCTACTGGTCGCGCACCGCGCCCGACGATCGTGCGAGCCCCGACGTGACGGCGTTCGAGCAGGTCGTGTTCGATCCGAACGAGGGCGGCGAGTGGCGCGCGCGCATTCCTTCGCTCGGGCTCGCCGAGGGCGCGGACGCCGAGGTCTTCTATCTCGCGACCGCGACCGACAACGACGATGCGACGGGGACGGCGTGCGATCACCGCACCGACTCGTCGGTCGTCGCGTTCTTCGCGGTCGGCGGCGCGAGCACCGGCGGCGATCTCGGGCAGTGCTCGCCGTGCGCGCGATCGACCGAGTGCGCGAGCGGGATCTGCGTCGCGGCGGCGGGCGGCGCGCGCTGCCTGACGTCGTGCGCCGTGAGCGCGTGCACCGTCGGGACCTGCGGCGACGCGATCACGATCGAGGGCGCGACCCGCCGTGCGTGCGGCGACGTCGCGGCGGTGTGCGGCGGCAGCACCGGGTGCACCGACGACGCGCTCGAGCCCAACGACACGCTCGAGACGCCGACGCTCGCGTCGATGACGAGCTACGCCGATCTGCAGATCTGCGGCGGGAATTCCGACTTCTTCCGCATCGACGGCGCGTTCCGAGATCTCGTCACGGTGACGATCGACGGATTCGATCACGACGCGGGCGATCTCGATCTGCGCCTGCTCTCGCCGAGCGGGACCATCGTCGCGTCGAGCGCGAGCACGATGGATCGCGAGAGCGCGAGCTTCTGCCTCGGCGACACCGGCCGCGTCTTCGCGCAGGTGCTCGGCTACATGAACGCGCAGAACGCGTACGACCTTTCCATCACGCGCGCTCCGCTCGCGTGCTGCAGCGACGACACGTTCGAGCCCGACGACACGCGCGCCACCGCACGGCGGCTCACGACGCGCGACTTCGAAGGCACGATCTGCCCCGACGACGACGACTACGTCGCGTTCACCGTGACCGGCGCGAGCGCAGCGCACGTCGAGATCCTCTTCGACGCGGCGATCGGCGATCTCGACCTCGAGCTGCAGGGCCCCGACGGCGCCCGGATCGCGATCTCCGAGGGCACCGGCGACAGCGAGGTGATCGACGCGAGCCTGCCCGCAGCGGGCACCTACTACGTGCGCGTGCACGGCTTCTCGACCGCGGCGAACACCTACGTCGGCGAGGTGACGACCACGCCGATCACGACGTGCACCACGACCCGCGCGTGCGCATCGGGCGAGGTCTGCGACGCGGGCACGTGCCGCAGCGACGCGTGCGCCTCCGACGCGATGTGCCCGTCGTCGCACCTGTGCCCGGTGTACGGCCCGGGCAGCGCCGCGCGTCACTGCGGCGCGACGTGCACCGTGAACTCCGACTGCCGCTCGACCGAAGCGTGCAAGTGGTTCGCGGAAGGACGCGCGTGCGGCGTGCGCGGCGCCGGCGCGAACGGCGCGGCGTGCGCCGATGCGACGGCGTGTGGCGGACAGCGCGCGTGCCTCGCGTGGCCGGGCGGGTACTGCGCGCGCGCCGGGTGCCGCACGAACGCGGACTGCGAGAGCGGCACGTTCTGCGTGACGACGAGCGGCGTGAGCGCGTGCGTGCTCGAGTGCGAGAGCGACGTGGAGCGCTGTCGCGACGCCGAGGGCTACGCGTGCGACTTCGTGGACGACGTGGGCGGCACGCTCCACCTCGCGTGCGTGCCGGCATCGTGATGCGCGCGTCGATCGTCATGCTCGCGCTCTTCGTCGTCGCGTGCGGCGATCCCGATCCGGTGCGTCCGCCCGACGTGCCCGCGCCGCGCATCACGCTCGTCGAGGCGCCCGAGCCCGTCCTCGCAGGCACCGTGCTGCGCGTCGCGGGCGTCGCGCTCGACGCGGTGGGCCGCGATCCCGTGCTCGAGGTCGCGACCGGCGGAACGACCTTCGACCTGCCCAGCGTCCCGCACGACGAGGACGACGCGTTCCTCTTCGAGGTGCCGCGCACGCTCGTCGATGCGCTCGGCGAGGGCTTCGTCGACGTGACGCTCACCGTCGAGGGCGCGGACGATCGCAGCGAGCCCTTCGAGGACACGTGGGAGCTCGCGCGCGATCTGCCGCTCTCGCTCGATGCGCCGCCGAGCGGCGACGTGCACCGCAACGACGTCGTCGTGCTGCGCGGCGCGGGGTTCGTGTCGGCGACCGAGGGCGAGTCGTTCGCGCACTTCGAGGGCACGTTCACGCGCGAGCTCGGAGGCGCGACGAGCGCGGTCGATGCACGCCTTCCCATCGCGCTCGCCGAGCGCACCGCGCGCGATCGCGCGATCGTGGTGCTCACGACGGACCTCGGCGGCGTGTGGCCCGGCACGTTCGAGGGCACGATGCGCCTCGAGTCGACGCTCGCGGGCGGTCGGGCGCGCGACACCGCGCCGGTCGCGACCACACTGCGCTTCGGCGGGCCCGAGCTCTTCTCCGTCGAGCCCCGAATGGCGTCGCTCGGCGCGCTCCTGCGGGTGCGCGGCGCGGGATTCCTCGGCGGTCGTGATCGCCCGAGCGAGACCTCGCTGATCCGACTCGAGGGCACGTTCACGCCGCAGGGCGGCACTGCACGGGCGCTCGATCCGATCGAGCTCGTGCCGCGCTTCGTCTCGGGCGCAGAGGTGCGGCTCGTCATCGAGACCGAGGTGCGCGAGGACGCGGTGGTCGCCGCGCTCTTCGGCGCCGCGCGCGGCGAGTTCGCCGGCACTGCGACCCCGATCGTGATCGCGGGGACCGACGAGATCGAAGGCGCTGCCGTGCCCTTCTCGTTCGTGCTCGGGCCGATCCGGCAGATCGTCCACCTGCGGTTCCTGCCCGGCTTCTACTCGAGCCTCGAGCGCTTCGGGCTCGGCGCCGCCGCGGGCGCCATCGAGGAGGCGATCGTCGCGCGCATCGAGGAGATCTACGCGAGCTGGTCGCTCGAGGTGCGGCTCGAGGAGCCCGACGACTTCGATCCCACCGCGTTCGCCGTCGTCGAGATCGGCGGGCCCGATCCCAACGGAAACGGGCTCTTCGGCTACGACAATTCGCCCGGGAAGGACATCGGCAACCTGCGCCTCTTCGATCGCATCGGCGGCGCGAACGCCGAGACGCAGATGGACGGATATCCCGGCTACGGCGGCGTCTTCGTCGAGTCGCTGCTGTGGTGGTCGTCGCATCCCGATCTGCCCGGCGAGCGACCGCCGAGCTCGCCCGATCCCGAGCCGCTCTTCGACGAGCTCTTCGATGCGGTGCGTCGCGCCCCCGCGACGCTCGCCGAGGTGCGCGGCGAAGGGGATGCGACGCGCGTCGCAGCGGTGCAGCGAGCGCTCTCCGCGCTCGCGTCGATCATCGGCGAGACGACCGCGCACGAGCTCGGCCACAGCCTCGGCATGGCCCAGCCCTACGGCGCCGCGACCGCGTTCCACAACGAGACCGACGGCGATGGTTGCCTCATGGATCGCGGCGGCGATCGCCCGCTCGGCGAGCGCGCACGGCAGAGCGGGTTCGCGCGCTCGACCTTCTGCGGCGACGAGCTGACGTACCTCGACGAGATCCTCGCTCGCTGAGCGCCGGCGCGATGGCACGCTTCGCGCTTCGTGACGCGGCGTGTCCGCCCGCCCACTCCGCGCCCGCCCGCCCGCTTCCCGGCCCGGCATCGCCCGCCGCGTCCCCTTCGCGCCGACCACCCACACGGTCGTGGCGCTCGGTGATCTCGGGACGTTGCTGCCGCACCTCGGCAGTTGGTCCGAGACCGTGCACGTCGTCGCGACGCTCGACGTCGCGCTCGATGCGCTCGACGAGCTCGCGAGCCCTGCGGGCGTCGTGGTGGCCGATGCCTCGCCGTCCGACGCGGCGATCCTCGAGCTCCACTCCGCGCAGCTCGCGATCCCGATGCTGCTGCTCTGCTCGATGAGCGCGCCCCTCGTGACCACGCCGCGCGCGCGTGTGGTCCGAGCCGATGCCGAGGCGCACGAGCGGGTCTCGGCCCTCGGTGAATTCGTCGCGTCCGCGCACTGCGCCGCGGGCCGTCGCGCCCTGCGCTTCGAGGACGCCTGCCAGGAATGGCGCCTCACGCCGCGCGAGGCGGAGGTCCTGTGGTGGACCCATCGCGGGCGCGACTGCGCGGGCATCGCGAGCGCGATGTCGCTCGCCGACGGCTCGGTGCGCGCGCTCCTCGCCGACGTGCGCCGCAAGATCGGGCTGCGCTCGATCCCGTCGATG is a window encoding:
- a CDS encoding PPC domain-containing protein, which produces MRSSTTPFLALALVLLACEPDGDTPDLLPVLPVDARVSETLAIELPVRNDAGRELRYRVSIEGPPLAAFESVTSLSGSPGRGEFRWTPLASHVGRHELLFEITSPSGERYDGERVVVNVVPSEDSAPVFLRPGAGGTHDLMRDPCVRFDVEIRDDDTPAVEIRERAPLPEGALIVNEGAKSARFEWCPTGDQIAASERWTIELEADDGDHPPVPHDYVVVLRTGPTTGCPGAAPSITLVTPLEGERVTSSSGYEVRIRVTDDVGLRDAPLLYWSRTAPDDRASPDVTAFEQVVFDPNEGGEWRARIPSLGLAEGADAEVFYLATATDNDDATGTACDHRTDSSVVAFFAVGGASTGGDLGQCSPCARSTECASGICVAAAGGARCLTSCAVSACTVGTCGDAITIEGATRRACGDVAAVCGGSTGCTDDALEPNDTLETPTLASMTSYADLQICGGNSDFFRIDGAFRDLVTVTIDGFDHDAGDLDLRLLSPSGTIVASSASTMDRESASFCLGDTGRVFAQVLGYMNAQNAYDLSITRAPLACCSDDTFEPDDTRATARRLTTRDFEGTICPDDDDYVAFTVTGASAAHVEILFDAAIGDLDLELQGPDGARIAISEGTGDSEVIDASLPAAGTYYVRVHGFSTAANTYVGEVTTTPITTCTTTRACASGEVCDAGTCRSDACASDAMCPSSHLCPVYGPGSAARHCGATCTVNSDCRSTEACKWFAEGRACGVRGAGANGAACADATACGGQRACLAWPGGYCARAGCRTNADCESGTFCVTTSGVSACVLECESDVERCRDAEGYACDFVDDVGGTLHLACVPAS
- a CDS encoding helix-turn-helix transcriptional regulator: MALGDLGTLLPHLGSWSETVHVVATLDVALDALDELASPAGVVVADASPSDAAILELHSAQLAIPMLLLCSMSAPLVTTPRARVVRADAEAHERVSALGEFVASAHCAAGRRALRFEDACQEWRLTPREAEVLWWTHRGRDCAGIASAMSLADGSVRALLADVRRKIGLRSIPSMQAEVQFRLAQR